A DNA window from Hordeum vulgare subsp. vulgare chromosome 1H, MorexV3_pseudomolecules_assembly, whole genome shotgun sequence contains the following coding sequences:
- the LOC123418500 gene encoding uncharacterized protein LOC123418500 — translation MPERNLPAWNAMLSGLCRNARVSETEKGPSPCSRKAAGLSRSPSPRSWRRNSATTHWVQFCQRTRNWSTPSWPRRRTSTSPRERPARRSALLRGRVIKYMRMLLTTKKRCLSRLQPKLLSGCSMR, via the exons ATGCCCGAGCGGAACCTGCCCGCATGGAACGCGATGCTGTCCGGACTGTGCCGCAACGCCCGCGTGTCAGAGACGGAGAAAGGGCCGTCACCATGTTCCAGGAAGGCTGCAGGGCTTTCCAGGTCGCCTTCaccaagatcatggagaagaaaCTCGGCGACAACCCATTG GGTCCAATTCTGTCAGCGGACAAGAAATTGGTCGACGCCAAGTTGGCCGAGGAGGCGGACGAGCACAAGTCCAAGGGAGAGGCCCGCAAGGAGAAGCGCATT GCTGCGCGGAAGGGTCATAAAATACATGAGAATGCTATTGACAACAAAGAAAAGATGCTTATCAAGGTTGCAACCCAAGTTG TTGTCAGGTTGTTCAATGAGGTAA